CACACCCACGCGCAGGAGGGTGCGGGCTACGTGCCGCAGCTGCGCGAGGTCGTGGCGCGGGTCGCGGCGGGCGAGGTGGAGAGCCCGTCGATGACGCACGACGACTCGCTGGCCGTCCTGCGCACGATGGAACGCGCCGCCGCCGCCGTCGGCCTGTCCTACGAGGGCGTCCGGTGATCCCGGCCGGGTGACCCCGGCCGGCGGGTCGCGGTCGGCGGGGTCGCGGTCGGCGGGGTCACGGCTCGCGCAGCAGGGCCTCCGCCACCGCCACCACGGCCTCGACCCGGCGGCTGCCCGGCGGGAAGTGCCGGCTCGGCGTGAGCAGGTGGCTGAGCGCGAGGCGCACGACCGTCTCCGCGGTCAGGCGCACGCGCGCGGCGGGCAGGGCGGGCCAGTGCGCGCCGATGTGCTGCGCGAACACCGAGGTGGCGAGCGCCAGGACCGGTTGGCCGCGGGTGGTGAGCAGCGGCAGCAGGTCCTCGGCGTTCGCCCCGGTGAACACGGACCGGGCCAGCGGGTCCTCGACGGCCAGCGCGAAGGCGAACCCGAGGCCGAGCCGCAGCCCCTCCACCGGGTCTGGGGCGGCGCGGAACCGCTCGCGCACGCCGTCGAGGAACTCGCCCGCCTTGAACAGGGCCACCGCCTGCACCAGCCGGTCCTTGTTGCCGAACTCGTTGTAGACGCTCTGCCTGCTCACGCCCGCCCGGCTGGCGACGTCGGCCATGCGCAGGCCGCGGGAACCGCGCGCCGCCACCAGGTCCGCGGCCGCCAGCAGCAGGGCGCGGGTGAGTTCCGTCACGCGACAAAGCTTGGCACAGCGGGGGTTACAGTCGGAGGGTGCCGCTGACCGTGGGATTCGACCTGGACATGACGCTGATCGACCCCCGGCCCGGGATGGCCGCCGTGATGGACGCGGTGGCGGCCGAGTCCGGCTACCCGCTCGACGGCGCCCACTTCGCGGCCAACCTCGGTCCGCCGCTCGACATGGTCTACCGCGGCTTCGGCGTGCCGGAGGAGGACGTCCCGGCCCTCGTCGACCGGTTCCGCGCGCTGTACCCGGAGGTGGTGATCCCGGCGACGGTGGCGCTGCCCGGCGCCGCGCAAGCGCTTGCGGCCGTGCGCGAGCTGGGCGGGACGACGCTCGTGGTGACCGCCAAGTACCGCAAGAACGCCGCGCTGCACCTGGCCGCGTTCGGCTGGGAGGTGGACCACCTGTTCGGCGAGCTGTGGTCCACCGGCAAGGCCGAGGCGCTCAAGGCGCACGGCGCCGCGGTCTACGTGGGCGACCACGTGGGCGACGTGCGGGGCGCGAAGGCTGCGGGCGCGGTGGCGGTCGGCGTGGTGAGCGGGCCGTGCGCCGCCGACGAGCTGACCGCCGAGGGCGCGGACGTCGTGCTGCCCGACCTGACGGGCTTCCCGGACTGGCTGCGCGCGAACGCCGACCGGCTCAGCGCCGGGGCCGCTTCGAGTCCCGCACCGCGCTGACCACGCCCAGCGCGAGACCGGCGGGGGCGAGCAGCCAGCCCGCCGCGAACACCCACGCGGGCAGCCCGCGTTCGCCCACGACGAACATCGCGACGATCGCCACGACACCGAGCGCGAACAGGACCACCGCCGCCGGCATCAGCTTCGACATGCGGATGAGCCTAGTCGCGCGATCGGAGGTGCCTCCGGCCCGGTGTTCTGGCTACTCTGGTGGGACGCGCCTCGGGCACGCCCGGGGCGCGTTCGTCGTGTGAGTGCAAGAAGGATTGGTGAGCGCGGTGCCGACCGGCAAGGTCAAGTGGTACGACTCGGAAAAGGGCTTCGGCTTCGTCACGCAGGACGGTGGCGAGGACGTCTACGTGCGCAAATCCGCGCTGCCCCCCGGCGTCGAGGGCCTGAAAGCCGGTCAGCGCATCGAGTTCGGCATGGCCGAGGGCAGGCGCGGGCCGCAGGCGCTGTCGGTGCGCCTGGTCGACCCCGCCCCGTCGGTGGCCGAGGCGCGCCGCCGTCCCGCGGAGGAGCTGCACGGCCTGGTCGAGGACATGATCAAGCTGCTGGAGACGAAGGTGCAGCCCGAGCTGCGCCGCGGCCGCTACCCGGACCGCAAGAACACCAAGCTGATCGCCGAGGTGGTCCGGGCCGTCGCGCGGGAGCTCGACCCGTAGGTCAGCGCTCCTCGACCTTGAGCACCCAGGTGCCGCGCGCCACGAAGTCGAACGCGCCGGTGGTGCTCGCCTCGATGCGCGCCCCGTACTGCTGCACCTCGACGCTCTCCAACCGGGCCTCGGGGTCCGGCAGCGCGAGCGTGTACGCGTACCGCGGCTCGCGCGAGGTGAACAGCTTGCTGCGCAACGGTTCCTGCGGCACGCCCGCGCCGTCGCGGTAGGTGAACTTCACCGACCACGCGGTCTCGGCCAGCTCGCCGGGCACGGAGATCTGCACCGGCTTCCCCGGCCGCACCCGCAGCACGCCCAGGGCGTTCGGGTCCACGTCGCAGTTCTCCGACTGGAGGTCGCAGTACTGCGACGGGCCGACGTCCACCGCGTGCCCGTCGGCGTAGAAGGTCACCTCGGGGTTCCGCGGGGCCGCGCAGGCGGCGAGGGCCAGCAGCGGGACGACGGCAAGCGGTACTCGGCGCACGGCCGCCGAGCCTACGTGCCGGGACGGGGCGCGACGGGGCCGGGGCGCAGCGGCCGGTCGCCGCCGAGGCCGGGCACCAGCGACGTGCCCCGGCGGGTCTGCACGGTCTGCGCGAGACCCAGCGCGAGCAGCACCGACAGCACGGTGAACCCGATCCAGTACTCGGTCGGCAGCAGCACGCCGAGCGCCCCGCCGAACACCCAGCCGAGCTGGAGGATGGTCTCCGACCGGCCGAACGCCGAGGCCCGCGACTCGTCCGGCACGTCGTCCTGGATCACCGCGTCCAGCGAGACCTTCGCCAGCGAGCTGGCCGTGGCCCCGACCAGGCCGACGGCCGCCGCCGTGGTCAGGCCGGGCAGCACCGCCGCCACCACCGCCGTGACCAGGACCGCGGTGAGGCAGCCGATGACGACGCCGTCGGGCGAGCCGAAGTGCAGGCGCGCGCCGACGGCGTTGCCGAGGAAGCTGCCGACACCGGCCGCCGCCGCGATCACGCCCAGCAGCAGGAGCTGCTTGAACGCGTCGCCCTCGGTCTGGGCGCGCACCACGAACGCGGAGAACAGCATCAGGAAACCGGTGAGCATCCGGATCGTGCCGTTGGCCCACAGCGACACCACGACCGTGCGGCCCAGCGGCTGCCGCTTCCGCTTCGGCGGCCGGTCCGGCTTCCCCGGACCGGCCCGCAGCGTCGCGGGCACCTCGCCCTCGGTGACCTCCACCCACGACGGGATGCGCAGGCAGTAGTAGGCGTTGACGGCGCTCAGCACGGCGGTGAACCACAGCGCGCCGGGTGAGCCGAACAGGTTCGCGAAGCCGGCCGCGAACGCCCCGAACACACCGCCCGCGGCCAGGCCGAACACCGTCATCCGGGCGTTGGTCTTGGACAGCGTGATGTCGCGCGGCAGCACGCGCGGCGTGATCGCGGACTTGAGCACGGTGAACGACTTGGACAGCACCATGCTGCCCAGCGCCGCCGGGTACAGGCCCCAGTTGTCGAAGTTCGTCGCCATCACGATCGACAGCAGCACCCGCAGCGCGCACGACGCCGCGAGCGCGACCCGCCTGCCGTGCTGGACGCGGTCGAGCGCCGGCCCGATGACCGGTGCGACGAGCGCGAACGGCGCGACCGTGATCAGCAGGTAGAGGGCGACCTTGCCGCGGCTCTCGCCGGAGGCGGCGGAGAAGAACAGGGTGTTGGCGAGCGCGACGGCCATGGCGGCGTCGGCGGCGTAGTTCAGCATCACCGCGTAGGTGAGGGAGGACAGACCGGACTGCTTCGCGCCGTCGGCGTGCGCGGCGCGGCGGAACGTGGCCAGCGCCTTCCCGCTCAGCTCGCGGGTGCGGAACCAGGCGACGCGGGTGACGGTGAGCTTCTTCGGCAGGGTCGGCGCGGTCGGCCGCTCGTCCGGCGGCGGGGCGAAGCGCGCCTCCTCGGACCGCTCGTCGTCGCCGTACCAGGACTCCGGGCGGCGGTCGCGCGGCGCCCGTACCGGCGCGCCCCGCGCCCCCGGGTCGCGGTCCGGTCGCGGTGCCCGGCGCGAGGGGCCCCGGCCGGGCGGGTCGGGCGGCGGCGGGGTCCCGGGGGTCGGGTACGGCCGGGTGCGCGGCTTGTACTCGTCGTCCTCCCACGGGTACCGCCGCGACTGGTCTTCCGGCCGAGGGGGCGTCACGCCCCAATCCTGCCTCACCGGGGACGCGGTCACCCCCGGGACGGGCGGTCAGCCCCCGGTGAACCTCACCCGGAAGACCGTGGGCCAGTTCTTGCCGGTGAGCAGGAACTCGTCGGTGCCGGGCACGGCCGCGATGCCGTTGAGCACGTCGGTCGCCGGCACGCCGGCCGGCCGCAGCCCCGCCAGGTCGTAGGTGGCGACGACGCGGCCGTCGGCGGGGTCGATCCGGACGACCTCGTCGGTCTGCCACACGTTCGCCCACACCTGCCCGCCGGCGCACTCCAGCTCGTTCAGCTCGGTCACCGGCCGGCCGTCGCGGCTGACCCGCACCGCGCCGGTCTCGGCGAACGTGCCGGGGTCGCGGAACACCAACTCGTCGGTGCCGTCGCTCATCACCAGCCGGTCGCCGTCGCGGCACAGGCCCCAGCCCTCGCCCTCGTAGGTGACGCGCCTCACTTCTTCGAGGGTGTCGCGATCCCGCTCGATGGCCACGCCGTCCCGCCAGGTGAGCTGCCACAGCCGGTCGTCGACGACCGTGATGCCCTCGCCGAACAGCGGGCCGGGCAGGTCGACGCGCCGCTCCACCTCGCCCGTGTCCGGGTCGATCCGGCGCACCGACGACCGCCCCTCCAGGCCCGTGCCCTCGTAGAGCACGCCGTCGACCAGCTCCAACCCCTGCGTGAACGCGCCCGTGTCGTGCGGCAGCGTGCCCAGCACCTCGTAGCCCGTCGGGGCGGGTCCGGACGCCTCGCCGGGGCCGCCCGGCGGCGCGCCGCACGCCGCCGACAGGACGAGGACCGCCACCACGAGGAACCACCGCACGTCCGAAAGGGTGGCACGTGTGCGCGGGAGCGCGACGACGTGCGGCACAATTCAACCGTGACCTCGACGCCGACCCAGCAGCCCGACCCAGTCCTCGCCGACACCGCCGCCGTGGAGCTCGCCCGAGCCGCGGCGCAGGAGGAGGCGGGCGCGGAACGCATCGGCGACCACGTGGGCGTGATCGCCGAGGACGAGGTGTCGGCCACCCACCTGTTCGAGGCCGAGCACGCGGGCTACCGGGGTTGGAACTGGGCCGTCACGGTCGCGTTCGCCGGCCCCGGCACGCCGCTGTCGGTCAGCGAGGTCGTGCTGCTGCCCGGTGAC
This region of Saccharothrix longispora genomic DNA includes:
- a CDS encoding TetR/AcrR family transcriptional regulator; this encodes MTELTRALLLAAADLVAARGSRGLRMADVASRAGVSRQSVYNEFGNKDRLVQAVALFKAGEFLDGVRERFRAAPDPVEGLRLGLGFAFALAVEDPLARSVFTGANAEDLLPLLTTRGQPVLALATSVFAQHIGAHWPALPAARVRLTAETVVRLALSHLLTPSRHFPPGSRRVEAVVAVAEALLREP
- a CDS encoding HAD family hydrolase, with translation MPLTVGFDLDMTLIDPRPGMAAVMDAVAAESGYPLDGAHFAANLGPPLDMVYRGFGVPEEDVPALVDRFRALYPEVVIPATVALPGAAQALAAVRELGGTTLVVTAKYRKNAALHLAAFGWEVDHLFGELWSTGKAEALKAHGAAVYVGDHVGDVRGAKAAGAVAVGVVSGPCAADELTAEGADVVLPDLTGFPDWLRANADRLSAGAASSPAPR
- a CDS encoding cold-shock protein — encoded protein: MPTGKVKWYDSEKGFGFVTQDGGEDVYVRKSALPPGVEGLKAGQRIEFGMAEGRRGPQALSVRLVDPAPSVAEARRRPAEELHGLVEDMIKLLETKVQPELRRGRYPDRKNTKLIAEVVRAVARELDP
- a CDS encoding DUF2771 family protein — protein: MRRVPLAVVPLLALAACAAPRNPEVTFYADGHAVDVGPSQYCDLQSENCDVDPNALGVLRVRPGKPVQISVPGELAETAWSVKFTYRDGAGVPQEPLRSKLFTSREPRYAYTLALPDPEARLESVEVQQYGARIEASTTGAFDFVARGTWVLKVEER
- a CDS encoding MFS transporter, with amino-acid sequence MTASPVRQDWGVTPPRPEDQSRRYPWEDDEYKPRTRPYPTPGTPPPPDPPGRGPSRRAPRPDRDPGARGAPVRAPRDRRPESWYGDDERSEEARFAPPPDERPTAPTLPKKLTVTRVAWFRTRELSGKALATFRRAAHADGAKQSGLSSLTYAVMLNYAADAAMAVALANTLFFSAASGESRGKVALYLLITVAPFALVAPVIGPALDRVQHGRRVALAASCALRVLLSIVMATNFDNWGLYPAALGSMVLSKSFTVLKSAITPRVLPRDITLSKTNARMTVFGLAAGGVFGAFAAGFANLFGSPGALWFTAVLSAVNAYYCLRIPSWVEVTEGEVPATLRAGPGKPDRPPKRKRQPLGRTVVVSLWANGTIRMLTGFLMLFSAFVVRAQTEGDAFKQLLLLGVIAAAAGVGSFLGNAVGARLHFGSPDGVVIGCLTAVLVTAVVAAVLPGLTTAAAVGLVGATASSLAKVSLDAVIQDDVPDESRASAFGRSETILQLGWVFGGALGVLLPTEYWIGFTVLSVLLALGLAQTVQTRRGTSLVPGLGGDRPLRPGPVAPRPGT
- a CDS encoding glutaminyl-peptide cyclotransferase yields the protein MRWFLVVAVLVLSAACGAPPGGPGEASGPAPTGYEVLGTLPHDTGAFTQGLELVDGVLYEGTGLEGRSSVRRIDPDTGEVERRVDLPGPLFGEGITVVDDRLWQLTWRDGVAIERDRDTLEEVRRVTYEGEGWGLCRDGDRLVMSDGTDELVFRDPGTFAETGAVRVSRDGRPVTELNELECAGGQVWANVWQTDEVVRIDPADGRVVATYDLAGLRPAGVPATDVLNGIAAVPGTDEFLLTGKNWPTVFRVRFTGG